A region of the Apium graveolens cultivar Ventura chromosome 6, ASM990537v1, whole genome shotgun sequence genome:
GATGTGAACGCTGTTGCATCAACAACAGAAACAAAAGAAACCGTTAATCCTCCACAAGATGATGGTAGTATTGTGGGTGAAATAGATGGTCAAAATTTGCAAACCGGCTATTCAAATACACAATCTACAGAGGATTATAATCACTTGCTAAGTCAGTATTATGAGGTTGAGGAGCAGAGGCAAAATATTCTGAACCAACTTTACCAATATGGATCTTGGGATTACGGAGGTTATGATGCTAGCATGCAAGGGGGTACCAATTCAGCTTCTCAAGAGCATCAAGTACCAGCACAAGCTTCTTGTCCAACTGATACTATAGAACAGATGAATGGCACTTCTGCTTCACAAGAGCTTCAAGTAGTCAAACCCCAAACGGGGTGCCCAGCTGTAGCACACTCTTGTTGCTCCTGTATGCTGGGTCCATGCACTTCATTGCCTGCATGTACTCTGGGTGGAGCTTGTGTTGGTGAATTTGGTCATACCACTTCAGTAACGGGTCACAATGGAAATTCGTCATCTGTTGAAAAAGATGATCTGGTTAATATAGCAATGGGAGCAGCTGATAGAGCACTTTCTGCATTGAATGCAAAAGCTTCTGGTGATGCCAACACAAGCAAAGGTTAGTCCCTCCCCCTACCCTCCATAATACAATTTACTAAATTAAGTCTGTAGAATTTTATGATATGAAGGTGAGAAAAATACAATTCCCATTACTGATCTGGAAGTGTTTAATGTTTCTTATATCTATTATATTATTCTACTAGTATAACTAACCTACCTAACTCGTAAGTTGTCTTCTAAGCTATATTGgtattagcaagtagtatataGATAATTATGTAATAGCCAAAAAAATAATTGGTAGTTGAACTGGATTTTGTTGTTCTGAACACCTCGAAGCTCTATGTAtctttcttaacagcttcttaCTTTTTAATTAATGTGTTGATGTACATTGTACATAATTACAAATGTATCGGATGGCAAGCACTTTGGTATTTGttatttcataaataataatagCGATTGATTATTTTAGATTTTCTAGGCAAATAAACTACATGGCAATTGTACAACAGGGTATAATGTAGAATTAAAATCATATTGACGCTGCAGCAAGTCAATCTTTCGGTGGATGTCTAGAAATTTTAGTTATCTCCTCTAGCTTATTGTGGGTCCACGAGGATAACGGGTCAAGCCAATGAAGTATGTTCTAGTGGGGCTATAAATCCCTCTAGC
Encoded here:
- the LOC141663808 gene encoding uncharacterized protein LOC141663808, whose product is MGNEEEQVWDETILIKAFDTAISTFKVMHGMEGQKSSSVKEEDVGSQQQNAAGLVSESNEVNRDFETDVNAVASTTETKETVNPPQDDGSIVGEIDGQNLQTGYSNTQSTEDYNHLLSQYYEVEEQRQNILNQLYQYGSWDYGGYDASMQGGTNSASQEHQVPAQASCPTDTIEQMNGTSASQELQVVKPQTGCPAVAHSCCSCMLGPCTSLPACTLGGACVGEFGHTTSVTGHNGNSSSVEKDDLVNIAMGAADRALSALNAKASGDANTSKDEETKLEIDKGKLTQSCSSKTDLTVVLNAWYSAGFYTCKYLMEQSAAKERQS